The following proteins are encoded in a genomic region of Ornithinibacillus sp. 4-3:
- a CDS encoding ThiF family adenylyltransferase gives MERYSRQVLFPFIGESGQNKLKNSAVLVVGIGALGTVSCNHLARAGVGKIRMIDRDYVEFSNLQRQMLFEEEDAQEYLPKVIAAKNKLEKINSEIEIEAIIGNVTNDNIEELVEGMDVIIDGTDNFSTRFLLNDIAFKRNIPYAYGGVVASRGMNAFFIPEKTPCLRCMVNEGVNNGQTCDTVGVISPIVDLISSNQVTEALKYLTGNEDYLRNTLQTIDLWHNQFYEIKFSKSMVNCSTCQKEEFPALERQAHEQNISLCGRNTVQIHQRDAFELNELAVILEKIGTVQKTPFLLKVQIDNQIQFVIFPDGRVLVQGTEDVVMARNYYDRYIGS, from the coding sequence ATGGAACGGTACTCTCGACAAGTTTTATTTCCATTTATCGGAGAGAGCGGACAAAATAAATTAAAGAACAGTGCAGTCCTTGTTGTGGGAATAGGGGCGCTAGGTACAGTATCCTGCAATCACCTTGCTCGAGCAGGGGTTGGGAAGATACGCATGATTGATCGTGATTATGTGGAATTTAGTAATTTACAAAGACAGATGCTATTTGAAGAAGAAGATGCTCAAGAATACTTACCAAAAGTAATTGCAGCCAAAAATAAATTAGAAAAAATAAATTCTGAGATTGAAATAGAAGCAATCATTGGTAATGTAACCAATGATAATATAGAAGAACTTGTTGAAGGAATGGATGTTATTATCGATGGAACAGATAATTTTTCAACAAGATTTTTATTAAATGATATTGCCTTTAAAAGGAATATTCCCTATGCCTATGGCGGAGTAGTTGCTTCACGAGGAATGAATGCATTTTTTATTCCGGAAAAAACACCATGCTTAAGATGTATGGTGAATGAAGGAGTAAATAATGGTCAAACCTGTGATACAGTCGGTGTTATTTCACCAATAGTGGATCTTATTTCCTCTAATCAAGTAACGGAAGCTTTGAAATATTTGACAGGGAATGAAGATTATTTACGAAATACCCTACAAACCATCGATCTTTGGCATAATCAATTCTATGAAATAAAATTTTCAAAGTCGATGGTAAATTGTTCAACCTGTCAGAAAGAAGAGTTTCCTGCTTTAGAAAGACAAGCTCACGAGCAAAATATTTCTTTATGTGGTAGAAATACAGTTCAAATCCACCAACGAGATGCTTTTGAGTTAAATGAGCTAGCCGTAATACTAGAGAAAATAGGAACGGTACAAAAAACACCTTTTTTGCTTAAAGTACAAATTGATAATCAAATTCAATTTGTTATTTTTCCAGATGGTCGTGTACTTGTGCAAGGGACAGAAGATGTTGTCATGGCCCGAAATTACTATGATCGCTATATTGGCTCTTAA
- a CDS encoding 5-formyltetrahydrofolate cyclo-ligase: protein MDKKQLRKQMISTLLEQAQDEKLLIEQTLQNTLFNSLLWENAKSIGITISQGMEWDTRPIIEAAWRAGKSVCVPKCDPKSKELTFYTFESYDQLESVYFNLLEPKPVKENRLAKDQIDLLFVPGLIFDEDGYRIGFGGGFYDRFLVDFPNKTISLISHKQLIDAVPKEKYDISVQHIITERGFVK, encoded by the coding sequence GTGGACAAAAAACAATTAAGAAAGCAAATGATTAGTACCTTATTAGAACAAGCTCAAGATGAGAAACTGTTAATTGAACAAACTTTACAGAATACTCTATTCAATTCCTTATTATGGGAAAATGCGAAGTCTATTGGGATTACCATCTCACAAGGAATGGAATGGGATACAAGACCAATTATTGAAGCGGCATGGAGAGCAGGGAAGTCTGTATGTGTACCAAAATGTGATCCCAAGAGCAAAGAGCTTACCTTTTATACATTTGAATCTTATGATCAATTAGAATCCGTATATTTCAATTTATTAGAACCAAAACCAGTGAAAGAAAATAGGCTTGCCAAAGACCAAATAGATTTACTGTTTGTTCCTGGATTAATATTTGATGAAGATGGCTATCGAATAGGGTTTGGTGGAGGATTTTATGATCGATTCTTAGTTGACTTTCCAAATAAAACGATTTCATTAATAAGTCATAAACAGCTTATTGATGCTGTTCCTAAGGAAAAATATGATATTTCTGTTCAGCATATCATTACAGAACGTGGCTTTGTGAAGTAA
- a CDS encoding M20 family metallopeptidase — translation MIVISTNDSQVFLNANIDQIKKDLLKLVQAESPSKDIEKLNQCREVIQQMMKEKFNDLFKVTTYTDEEYGTHLLYELNESNQKARILFLSHYDTVWNVGDLEIKEDGNKIYGPGIFDMKSGLLSSVWAIATLLEEGELPIEPVFLFTSDEELGSATSRPLIEEVAQTCDAAFILEPPQATTNALKTERKGVGRYTVIAHGKSAHAGNHHEDGVNAINEIARIVTKVADLTDYAVGTTVNVGQITGGTKTNVVPEKAQIEIDFRVKTQTEADRIQAFMNALVPEDKHIKLEIEGGLNRPPLEKTPENEKLFKLAETAAEKLGIEISASAVGGGSDGNFTSAIGVPTLDGLGIPGDGAHARIEHILFDQFVDRCALVAEVCKAFAAKNN, via the coding sequence GTGATTGTTATTTCTACAAATGATAGTCAAGTATTTTTAAATGCAAATATTGATCAGATTAAAAAAGATTTACTGAAGTTAGTGCAAGCAGAATCTCCTAGTAAAGACATAGAAAAATTAAATCAATGTCGTGAAGTTATTCAGCAAATGATGAAAGAGAAATTCAATGATTTATTTAAAGTAACAACGTATACCGATGAAGAGTATGGAACACATCTATTGTATGAATTAAATGAATCTAATCAGAAAGCACGTATTTTATTTTTATCTCATTATGATACGGTTTGGAATGTTGGAGATTTAGAGATTAAAGAAGATGGAAATAAAATTTATGGACCAGGAATTTTCGATATGAAATCTGGTTTACTTTCTTCTGTCTGGGCAATTGCTACCTTGTTGGAAGAAGGGGAGTTACCAATTGAGCCAGTGTTCTTATTTACATCTGATGAAGAGCTAGGAAGTGCAACGTCTCGTCCGCTCATCGAAGAAGTGGCACAGACTTGTGATGCAGCGTTTATTCTAGAACCACCACAAGCAACAACTAACGCGTTAAAAACAGAACGTAAAGGTGTAGGTAGATATACAGTTATCGCACATGGAAAGAGTGCACATGCTGGAAACCATCATGAGGATGGCGTGAATGCAATTAATGAAATTGCTAGAATAGTAACGAAGGTAGCTGATTTAACGGATTATGCTGTAGGTACAACAGTGAATGTTGGACAAATTACTGGTGGTACAAAAACAAATGTAGTTCCAGAAAAAGCTCAAATTGAAATTGATTTTCGAGTGAAAACACAAACAGAAGCTGATCGTATTCAAGCATTTATGAATGCACTAGTTCCAGAAGATAAGCATATTAAATTAGAAATTGAGGGAGGACTAAACCGTCCACCACTTGAGAAAACACCTGAGAATGAAAAATTATTTAAATTAGCAGAAACAGCAGCTGAAAAGCTAGGTATTGAAATCTCTGCTTCTGCTGTAGGTGGAGGTAGTGATGGTAATTTCACTTCTGCCATTGGAGTTCCTACATTAGATGGTTTAGGTATTCCTGGTGATGGTGCACATGCTAGAATAGAACATATTCTATTTGATCAGTTTGTTGATCGTTGTGCATTGGTTGCAGAAGTGTGTAAAGCTTTTGCAGCAAAAAACAATTAA
- the rpmG gene encoding 50S ribosomal protein L33, giving the protein MRVNITLACTETGDRNYITTKNKRTNPERIELMKYSPRLKKHTLHRETK; this is encoded by the coding sequence ATGCGCGTAAACATTACACTAGCTTGTACGGAAACTGGTGATCGTAACTATATTACTACAAAAAACAAACGTACGAATCCTGAACGTATTGAATTAATGAAATATAGTCCTCGTTTGAAAAAACATACATTACATCGCGAAACTAAATAA
- a CDS encoding peptidoglycan D,D-transpeptidase FtsI family protein — MKKKKKRAQLPFRLNLLFFVVFLMFSILIIQLGIVQILNGESYQTEIDRTIQDVTKIPVPRGKVFDRNHNVVVDNKPMYSITYTPQKGVQAKDKLEVAEKLAEFISMDDEKRIDAITPRNKREYWYLKNEEEAVKRLSEEEAADLKNAEQYNLILERITDEEIEGFTDEELEVIAIKRELDKASALTPQIVKNEDVTPEEYAMIAEHLSDLPGINATTDWDRVYPYEDVFNSFLGSITSQEQGILAEREQYYLARGYSRNDRVGRSGLEEQYEDVLRGRKEQIEYTTSKSGTVIDSTVIVPGERGKDLILTVDMDFQAEVDEIVGDELSKIIRAHPYANRHMEDALAVVMNPKTGEILAMSGQHYNRETGEVENAAFKTIYDAHRPGSSVKGATILAGYESGVIVPGQSFNDQKMKIRGTPAKGSYNNLGWVNDYDALRRSSNVYMFYIALRMGGEYNYSYDKAVDFDPAAFQEMRNYFHQFGLGVKTGIDFPFESTGYVGNERKAGLLMDYAIGQYDTFTTLQLAQYVSTIANDGYRVKPHLVQEIRNPVPYEDTLGSVYRRQETEVLNRIDMDNSEIRRVQEGFRQVFNASGGTARTHWGNNPHQVAGKTGTAENEVFVDGVKYDTENLSLVGYAPYNDPEVAFAIIVPNIGKNSGDSVNHKIGKRIMDAYFDSKEHENEDEE, encoded by the coding sequence ATGAAGAAAAAGAAAAAAAGAGCACAACTTCCCTTTCGATTAAACTTATTATTTTTTGTAGTGTTTTTGATGTTTTCTATTTTGATTATTCAATTAGGGATTGTGCAGATTTTAAATGGTGAATCCTATCAAACAGAAATAGATCGAACGATTCAGGATGTAACAAAAATTCCTGTTCCAAGAGGTAAGGTTTTTGATCGGAATCATAATGTAGTTGTTGATAATAAGCCAATGTATTCCATCACATATACACCACAAAAAGGTGTTCAAGCTAAAGATAAATTAGAAGTAGCTGAAAAATTAGCAGAGTTTATTTCTATGGATGATGAAAAACGTATTGATGCTATTACACCACGTAATAAAAGAGAATATTGGTATTTGAAAAATGAAGAAGAAGCTGTTAAGAGATTATCTGAAGAAGAGGCAGCAGATTTAAAAAATGCGGAACAATATAATTTAATATTAGAACGAATAACGGATGAAGAAATAGAAGGCTTTACGGATGAAGAATTAGAGGTTATTGCGATTAAAAGAGAGTTAGACAAGGCATCTGCATTAACACCACAAATTGTTAAAAATGAAGATGTAACTCCCGAAGAATATGCAATGATTGCTGAGCATTTAAGTGATCTACCAGGAATTAATGCGACAACGGATTGGGATCGAGTATATCCATATGAAGATGTTTTCAATAGCTTCCTTGGTTCGATTACATCCCAAGAACAAGGAATCTTAGCAGAAAGAGAACAATATTATTTAGCAAGAGGATACAGCCGTAATGATCGAGTAGGTAGAAGTGGCTTAGAAGAGCAATACGAAGATGTTTTAAGAGGACGTAAGGAACAAATTGAATATACAACAAGTAAATCCGGTACAGTGATTGATTCTACTGTCATCGTTCCAGGTGAACGAGGAAAAGATTTAATCTTAACAGTCGATATGGACTTCCAAGCAGAAGTGGATGAGATTGTTGGAGACGAATTAAGCAAAATTATTCGAGCTCATCCATATGCGAACAGACATATGGAAGATGCGCTTGCTGTTGTAATGAATCCGAAAACTGGTGAAATTTTGGCAATGTCTGGCCAACATTATAATCGAGAAACAGGGGAAGTGGAAAATGCCGCTTTTAAAACGATTTATGATGCACATCGTCCAGGCTCATCAGTCAAGGGAGCGACAATTTTAGCCGGCTATGAATCTGGTGTTATTGTACCTGGGCAAAGCTTTAACGATCAGAAAATGAAAATTAGAGGAACACCAGCAAAAGGATCATATAACAATTTAGGTTGGGTCAATGATTATGATGCACTAAGAAGATCCTCAAACGTCTATATGTTTTATATTGCATTACGAATGGGTGGAGAATACAATTATAGTTATGATAAAGCAGTAGACTTTGACCCAGCGGCGTTTCAAGAGATGCGTAATTACTTCCATCAATTTGGTTTAGGTGTGAAAACAGGAATTGATTTTCCATTTGAATCTACAGGATATGTTGGCAATGAAAGAAAAGCCGGTTTATTAATGGACTATGCGATTGGGCAGTATGATACATTTACGACATTACAACTAGCGCAATATGTTTCAACAATCGCAAATGATGGCTACCGGGTTAAACCACATTTAGTGCAAGAAATTCGTAACCCAGTTCCATATGAAGATACTTTAGGATCCGTTTATCGTAGACAGGAAACAGAGGTATTAAATCGGATTGATATGGATAATTCAGAAATTCGCCGTGTACAAGAGGGATTTCGTCAGGTTTTTAATGCTAGTGGCGGAACAGCGAGAACACACTGGGGTAATAATCCACATCAGGTAGCAGGAAAAACAGGAACAGCTGAAAATGAGGTTTTTGTAGATGGTGTAAAATACGATACAGAGAATTTAAGCTTAGTAGGCTATGCTCCGTATAATGATCCAGAAGTTGCTTTTGCGATTATTGTTCCAAATATCGGAAAAAATTCTGGAGATAGTGTAAACCACAAAATTGGTAAAAGAATTATGGATGCCTACTTTGACTCAAAAGAACACGAAAATGAAGATGAAGAATAA